The proteins below come from a single Malus sylvestris chromosome 3, drMalSylv7.2, whole genome shotgun sequence genomic window:
- the LOC126617325 gene encoding Holliday junction resolvase MOC1, chloroplastic-like isoform X1 — protein sequence MEAFHPQLHPQHMIRLPLSFSSKLNLHRCFSLYSHSTTPFSSASASGDGVKAATPAKVSDAAQLKHNWLASLSCPFPHAPETLDSTRTNSDSSWVIGVDPDVSGALALLKADDDDPASSSARVYDSPHLKVLVGKRVRRRLDAKSIVQLLGSFDAPPGTVAYVEQSTPFPQDGKQGWWSGGFGYGLWIGILVAMGFSVVPVSSVSWKSKFEISGSMYTKDDSRRVASALFPSLKSMLERKKDHGRADALLIAAYGKGMEIKSDLSSNPEVFVT from the exons ATGGAAGCTTTCCACCCCCAACTTCATCCCCAACACATGATAAgacttcctctctccttctcttccAAACTCAACCTCCATCGGTGTTTTTCGCTTTACTCTCACTCGACGACACCCTTCTCCTCTGCCTCCGCTTCCGGGGATGGGGTTAAGGCCGCCACCCCCGCCAAGGTCTCCGACGCTGCTCAGCTCAAACACAACTGGTTGGCCTCTCTCTCGTGCCCTTTTCCTCACGCCCCTGAGACCTTGGATTCGACCCGTACCAATTCGGATTCCAGTTGGGTCATTGGGGTCGACCCGGATGTTTCTGGTGCTTTGGCTCTCTTGAAAGCGGATGATGATGACcctgcttcttcttctgctcGG GTATATGACTCTCCACATTTGAAAGTGCTGGTTGGTAAAAGAGTTCGGAGGCGTTTAGATGCAAAATCTATTGTTCAGTTGCTCGGCAGCTTTGATGCTCCTCCCG GTACGGTTGCATATGTGGAGCAGTCGACCCCCTTTCCACAAGATGGAAAGCAG GGATGGTGGAGTGGAGGGTTTGGATATGGACTATGGATTGGGATCTTAGTTGCGATGGGGTTTTCTGTTGTTCCAGTGTCATCTGTTTCGTGGAAGAGCAAATTTGAAATCAGCGGAAGTATGTATACAAAG GATGATAGCCGGAGGGTTGCGTCTGCATTATTTCCATCATTGAAGTCCATGTTGGAAAGGAAAAAAGATCACG GGAGGGCCGATGCACTACTCATTGCCGCATACGGAAAAGGGATGGAGATTAAGTCAGACCTATCGTCCAACCCAGAGGTATTTGTGACTTAA
- the LOC126617325 gene encoding Holliday junction resolvase MOC1, chloroplastic-like isoform X2: MEAFHPQLHPQHMIRLPLSFSSKLNLHRCFSLYSHSTTPFSSASASGDGVKAATPAKVSDAAQLKHNWLASLSCPFPHAPETLDSTRTNSDSSWVIGVDPDVSGALALLKADDDDPASSSARVYDSPHLKVLVGKRVRRRLDAKSIVQLLGSFDAPPGTVAYVEQSTPFPQDGKQGWWSGGFGYGLWIGILVAMGFSVVPVSSVSWKSKFEISGSMYTKGGPMHYSLPHTEKGWRLSQTYRPTQRYL, translated from the exons ATGGAAGCTTTCCACCCCCAACTTCATCCCCAACACATGATAAgacttcctctctccttctcttccAAACTCAACCTCCATCGGTGTTTTTCGCTTTACTCTCACTCGACGACACCCTTCTCCTCTGCCTCCGCTTCCGGGGATGGGGTTAAGGCCGCCACCCCCGCCAAGGTCTCCGACGCTGCTCAGCTCAAACACAACTGGTTGGCCTCTCTCTCGTGCCCTTTTCCTCACGCCCCTGAGACCTTGGATTCGACCCGTACCAATTCGGATTCCAGTTGGGTCATTGGGGTCGACCCGGATGTTTCTGGTGCTTTGGCTCTCTTGAAAGCGGATGATGATGACcctgcttcttcttctgctcGG GTATATGACTCTCCACATTTGAAAGTGCTGGTTGGTAAAAGAGTTCGGAGGCGTTTAGATGCAAAATCTATTGTTCAGTTGCTCGGCAGCTTTGATGCTCCTCCCG GTACGGTTGCATATGTGGAGCAGTCGACCCCCTTTCCACAAGATGGAAAGCAG GGATGGTGGAGTGGAGGGTTTGGATATGGACTATGGATTGGGATCTTAGTTGCGATGGGGTTTTCTGTTGTTCCAGTGTCATCTGTTTCGTGGAAGAGCAAATTTGAAATCAGCGGAAGTATGTATACAAAG GGAGGGCCGATGCACTACTCATTGCCGCATACGGAAAAGGGATGGAGATTAAGTCAGACCTATCGTCCAACCCAGAGGTATTTGTGA